A single genomic interval of Ramlibacter sp. harbors:
- a CDS encoding NCS2 family nucleobase:cation symporter yields the protein MGLFDWTQKSPGVLDQGGVIAPDERLPWPQTAAMGAQHVVAMFGATVLAPILMGFDPNIAILMSGVGTLIFFVITGGKVPSYLGSSFAFIGVVIAATAYAGKGPNGNIGVALGGIVACGVVYAAIGAIVQAVGTGWVERLMPPVVTGAVVAVIGLNLAGIPVKNMAAGNFDSWMQAVTFVCVGLVAVMTRGMVQRLLILVGLVIATLVYAVLANGLGLGKPMDLSGVAQAAWVGAPGFAAPVFSANAMLLIVPVAVILVAENLGHLKAVTAMTGRNLDAYIGRAFIGDGVATVVSGCAGGTGVTTYAENIGVMAATKIYSTAVFFVAALIAVVLGFSPKFGAIIQAIPLPVMGGVSIVVFGLIAVAGAKIWVDNKVDFSDNRNLIVAAVTLVLGTGDFTLKFGDFALGGIGTATFGAILLYALLGRKA from the coding sequence ATGGGCCTGTTTGACTGGACACAGAAGTCGCCCGGGGTTCTGGATCAGGGCGGCGTGATCGCCCCCGACGAACGCCTGCCCTGGCCGCAAACCGCGGCCATGGGCGCCCAGCATGTGGTTGCCATGTTTGGCGCCACGGTGCTGGCGCCCATCCTCATGGGCTTCGACCCCAACATCGCCATCCTGATGAGCGGCGTGGGCACCCTGATCTTCTTTGTGATCACCGGCGGCAAGGTGCCCAGCTACCTGGGCTCCAGCTTTGCCTTCATCGGCGTGGTGATCGCCGCCACGGCCTATGCGGGCAAGGGCCCGAATGGCAACATCGGCGTTGCGCTGGGGGGCATCGTGGCCTGCGGCGTGGTCTACGCCGCCATCGGCGCGATCGTGCAGGCCGTGGGCACGGGCTGGGTCGAACGGCTGATGCCCCCGGTGGTCACCGGCGCGGTGGTCGCGGTCATCGGCCTCAACCTTGCGGGCATCCCGGTCAAGAACATGGCCGCGGGCAACTTCGACAGCTGGATGCAGGCGGTGACCTTTGTCTGCGTGGGCCTGGTGGCCGTCATGACCCGGGGTATGGTGCAGCGCCTGCTGATTCTGGTGGGCCTGGTCATCGCAACCCTGGTCTATGCCGTGCTGGCCAACGGCCTGGGGCTGGGCAAGCCCATGGACCTGTCGGGCGTGGCCCAGGCGGCCTGGGTGGGTGCCCCCGGATTCGCCGCCCCGGTGTTCAGCGCCAACGCCATGCTGCTCATCGTTCCGGTCGCGGTGATCCTGGTGGCCGAGAACCTGGGCCACCTGAAAGCGGTGACGGCCATGACCGGCCGCAACCTGGACGCCTACATCGGGCGCGCCTTTATTGGCGATGGCGTGGCCACGGTGGTCAGCGGCTGCGCGGGCGGGACGGGCGTCACCACCTACGCCGAGAACATCGGCGTGATGGCGGCCACCAAGATCTACTCGACCGCGGTCTTTTTCGTCGCCGCGCTGATCGCCGTGGTGCTGGGCTTCAGCCCCAAGTTCGGCGCCATCATCCAGGCCATTCCGCTGCCGGTGATGGGCGGCGTGAGCATCGTGGTGTTCGGCCTGATCGCGGTGGCGGGCGCCAAGATCTGGGTCGACAACAAGGTGGACTTCTCCGACAACAGGAACCTCATCGTCGCGGCCGTTACGCTGGTGCTGGGCACGGGCGACTTCACGCTCAAATTCGGTGATTTTGCCCTGGGCGGCATCGGAACCGCCACCTTCGGCGCCATCCTCCTGTACGCACTGCTGGGCCGCAAGGCCTGA
- a CDS encoding hotdog fold thioesterase: MTVWKKPVSVAELTALHEDTAVRHLGIEFLEVGDDFIKARVPVDTRTRQPYGLLHGGVSVVLAETLGSCGAAYASPEGHRAVGLDINANHLKGATSGWVTGITRPVHIGRTTQVWQIDMRNDAGELTCVSRITMAVLAPR, from the coding sequence GTGACCGTCTGGAAAAAACCTGTTTCTGTGGCGGAGTTGACCGCCCTGCACGAGGACACGGCCGTGCGCCATCTCGGGATCGAGTTTCTCGAGGTCGGTGACGACTTCATCAAGGCCCGGGTCCCGGTGGACACCCGAACGCGGCAACCCTATGGTCTGCTGCACGGTGGTGTCAGCGTGGTGCTGGCCGAGACGCTGGGCTCGTGCGGCGCGGCCTATGCGAGCCCCGAGGGCCACCGCGCGGTGGGCCTGGACATCAATGCCAACCACCTCAAGGGCGCGACCAGCGGCTGGGTCACGGGCATCACGCGGCCGGTGCACATCGGTCGCACCACCCAAGTCTGGCAGATCGACATGCGCAACGACGCAGGCGAGCTGACCTGCGTGTCGCGCATCACCATGGCGGTCCTGGCGCCACGGTGA